In the Hordeum vulgare subsp. vulgare chromosome 7H, MorexV3_pseudomolecules_assembly, whole genome shotgun sequence genome, one interval contains:
- the LOC123407569 gene encoding 60S ribosomal protein L7a-2 — MAPKRGGKAPVPAKKKTEKVTNPLFEKRPKQFGIGGALPPKKDLHRFVKWPKVVRIQRQRRILKQRLKVPPALHQFTRTLDKNLATNLFKMLLKYRPEDKVAKKERLLKRAQAEAEGKTVEAKKPIVVKYGLNHVTYLIEQSKAQLVVIAHDVDPIELVVWLPALCRKMEVPYCIVKGKSRLGSIVHKKTASVLCLTTVKNEDKLEFSKILEAIKANFNDKFDEVRKKWGGGVMGSKSQAKTKARERLIAKEAAQRMN; from the exons ATG GCTCCTAAGCGAGGCGGCAAGGCGCCTGTCCCGGCGAAGAAGAAAACG GAAAAGGTGACCAATCCGCTGTTCGAGAAGAGGCCGAAGCAATTTGGCATCGGCGGCGCCCTCCCGCCCAAGAAGGACCTCCACCGCTTCGTTAAGTGGCCCAAGGTTGTGCGCATCCAGCGCCAGCGCCGCATCCTCAAGCAGCGCCTCAAGGTGCCCCCGGCACTTCACCAGTTCACCCGCACCCTCGACAAGAACCTTG CAACGAACTTGTTCAAGATGCTTCTTAAGTACCGTCCCGAAGACAAAGTTGCCAAGAAGGAGAGGCTTCTAAAGAGGGCCCAGGCTGAAGCCGAAGGGAAAACTGTTGAGGCAAAGAAGCCAATTGTTGTGAAATATGGCCTTAACCATGTTACCTACCTAATTGAACAG AGTAAAGCCCAGCTGGTTGTCATAGCTCATGATGTTGATCCGATTGAGCTGGTTGTGTGGCTCCCTGCCCTTTGCAGGAAAATGGAGGTCCCTTACTGCATTGTTAAGGGAAAATCTCGCCTTGGATCG ATTGTTCACAAGAAGACTGCCTCTGTTCTGTGCCTGACCACAGTGAAGAATGAGGATAAGCTTGAGTTCAGCAAGATCCTTGAGGCTATCAAG GCAAACTTCAATGACAAATTCGATGAAGTTAGGAAGAAGTGGGGTGGTGGTGTCATGGGCTCGAAGTCGCAAGCGAAGACCAAGGCCAGGGAAAGGCTTATCGCAAAGGAGGCTGCGCAGCGGATGAACTAA